A single window of Methanobrevibacter sp. DNA harbors:
- a CDS encoding glycosyltransferase, whose protein sequence is MILSIIIPTYNEEDYLPILLDSIKEQDFDDYEVIVADANSTDRTREIAQEYGCILVDGGMPAVGRNNGAKVAKGDILIFLDSDLKLTEDYLRDVIYEFQMERLGIAITRMKPLSNKVEDKLFHEFANYFMIGVEKIKPHGAGCYGIIAKRKLHEECNGFDEDLTFGEDTDYIERLAKKERFRVLRNARIGVSTRRLEEEGLATLIRQYGESTVNDFLGKRTDASELNYNFGHEKISESDMSRLEKGLEKVNDIKGTYDESKEKIINARSQINAKPERDKRIVFYCVCGEGMGHAIRTGVIVGKIKEDYDVYLFSSDRAYEYLKSKFDNVYKIGGFNTVYINNKVNNLKTLASALKRNPANLKEGYETLYKKARDLRPDVIVTDFEIYATMVSKLLNIPLISLDNIHMITQTKFDYPKDKYVEMVKAKGVIKTYVVKPKVHILTSFFYPKVRSGKNAVIYPPIIREDILKLEPKEGKHVIVYQTSKESVQLVRKLKSLNNEKFIVYGFNKNEVDGNLTYKEFNEDVFYDDLASSKAVICNGGFTFISEAIHLKKPIYSVPAIGNFEQTLNGFYVEKLGYGEYHETMNASKVKKFLSRLPKYQEKLEKVKNHNNDGIVRELKYRIEKYSKD, encoded by the coding sequence ATGATTTTAAGCATTATTATACCTACTTACAATGAAGAAGATTATCTCCCAATTCTTCTAGACAGTATTAAAGAACAAGATTTTGATGATTATGAAGTTATTGTAGCTGATGCAAATTCAACTGACAGAACAAGAGAAATAGCTCAGGAATACGGTTGTATCCTAGTAGATGGAGGCATGCCGGCAGTAGGTAGAAATAATGGTGCTAAAGTTGCAAAGGGAGATATTTTAATCTTTTTAGATTCAGATTTGAAGTTAACAGAAGATTACCTAAGAGACGTTATTTATGAGTTTCAAATGGAAAGGCTTGGAATTGCAATCACTCGTATGAAACCCCTTTCAAATAAAGTCGAAGATAAATTATTCCACGAATTTGCAAATTACTTTATGATAGGTGTTGAAAAAATTAAGCCCCATGGTGCGGGATGCTATGGAATCATCGCAAAGAGAAAATTACATGAAGAATGCAATGGATTTGATGAAGACTTGACATTTGGAGAAGATACTGATTATATTGAAAGATTGGCTAAAAAGGAACGTTTCAGAGTTTTAAGAAATGCTAGAATTGGTGTTTCAACCAGAAGACTTGAAGAGGAAGGACTTGCAACACTCATCAGACAATACGGTGAAAGTACAGTTAATGATTTCTTAGGAAAAAGAACTGATGCAAGTGAACTGAACTATAATTTTGGCCACGAAAAAATATCCGAATCAGATATGTCAAGACTTGAAAAAGGCCTTGAAAAAGTTAATGATATAAAAGGAACCTATGACGAGTCAAAAGAAAAAATCATCAATGCAAGATCCCAGATAAATGCCAAACCTGAAAGAGATAAAAGAATAGTCTTTTACTGTGTCTGTGGTGAAGGAATGGGTCATGCAATAAGGACTGGAGTAATTGTCGGCAAAATCAAAGAAGACTATGATGTCTATTTATTCTCAAGTGACAGGGCTTATGAGTACCTGAAATCCAAATTTGACAATGTTTATAAAATTGGAGGATTCAACACAGTCTACATCAACAATAAAGTAAATAACTTAAAAACTCTTGCAAGTGCACTAAAAAGAAATCCAGCAAACCTAAAAGAAGGATATGAAACATTATATAAAAAAGCAAGAGATCTCAGACCAGATGTTATTGTAACTGATTTTGAGATTTATGCAACAATGGTATCCAAACTATTGAATATTCCTTTAATCAGCTTAGATAACATTCATATGATTACCCAAACCAAATTTGATTATCCGAAAGACAAATATGTTGAAATGGTCAAGGCAAAAGGTGTAATCAAAACATATGTTGTTAAACCAAAAGTTCATATTTTAACAAGTTTCTTCTATCCCAAAGTAAGATCAGGAAAAAATGCAGTAATATACCCTCCAATCATACGTGAAGATATCTTAAAACTAGAACCTAAAGAAGGAAAACATGTAATTGTATACCAAACAAGCAAAGAAAGTGTACAATTGGTCCGTAAGTTAAAGTCACTCAATAATGAAAAATTCATTGTTTATGGATTTAATAAAAACGAAGTTGACGGCAATTTAACATACAAAGAATTTAATGAAGATGTTTTCTACGATGATTTAGCATCATCCAAAGCAGTTATATGTAACGGAGGATTCACATTCATTTCTGAAGCAATACATCTTAAAAAACCTATTTATTCAGTTCCAGCTATTGGAAACTTTGAACAAACACTAAACGGATTTTATGTTGAAAAATTAGGTTACGGAGAATATCATGAAACCATGAATGCTTCTAAAGTTAAAAAATTCTTGTCAAGACTTCCCAAATATCAGGAAAAACTTGAAAAAGTTAAAAATCATAACAATGATGGAATTGTACGTGAATTGAAATATAGAATCGAAAAATACTCAAAAGATTAA
- a CDS encoding transcription initiation factor IIB has translation MAKAQEEGPKEPTVCPECGSTELIGDYERAEVVCSRCGLVIDENLVDMGPEWRAFDHEQRDKRTRVGAPITYTIHDKGLSTMIDWRNKDIYGRDIPARNRAQWYRLRKWQRKIRISGATERNLAFALSELDRDSSRLGLPRSVREAASVVYRSAVDNKLIRGRSIEGVVAASLYAACRRCNVPRTLDEIAEVSRVTKKEVGRTYRFLTRELNIKLPPTSPVDYVPRFASELGLSGEAQSKAIKIIEKAMEKGLTSGRGPTGVAAAALYIASVLLGDRKTQRDVAEIAGVTEVTIRNRYKELTEQLEMGVTL, from the coding sequence TTGGCTAAAGCACAAGAAGAAGGACCAAAAGAACCAACAGTCTGTCCTGAATGTGGATCAACCGAATTAATTGGTGACTACGAAAGAGCAGAAGTTGTATGTTCTCGTTGTGGATTAGTTATTGATGAAAATCTTGTGGACATGGGTCCTGAATGGAGAGCATTCGACCATGAACAAAGAGACAAACGTACCAGAGTAGGTGCTCCAATTACTTACACTATTCACGATAAGGGTTTAAGTACCATGATTGATTGGAGAAACAAGGATATCTATGGTCGTGACATCCCTGCAAGAAACAGAGCACAATGGTACAGATTAAGAAAATGGCAAAGGAAAATCAGAATTTCCGGTGCTACTGAAAGAAACTTAGCATTCGCATTAAGTGAACTTGACCGTGACTCCTCAAGATTAGGACTTCCAAGAAGTGTTAGGGAAGCTGCAAGTGTAGTATACAGAAGTGCGGTTGACAACAAATTGATCAGAGGAAGAAGTATTGAAGGAGTAGTAGCAGCATCATTATACGCTGCATGTAGACGTTGTAACGTTCCACGTACTTTAGATGAAATTGCTGAAGTATCTAGAGTAACTAAAAAAGAAGTAGGTCGTACATACAGATTCTTAACCCGTGAGTTAAACATCAAATTACCGCCAACTTCTCCAGTAGATTACGTTCCTAGATTTGCATCAGAACTCGGGCTTTCCGGTGAAGCACAATCCAAAGCTATTAAAATCATTGAAAAAGCAATGGAAAAAGGATTAACTTCAGGAAGAGGACCAACTGGTGTAGCAGCTGCAGCATTATATATTGCATCAGTTTTACTTGGGGACAGAAAAACCCAAAGAGATGTAGCTGAAATTGCTGGTGTTACTGAAGTAACTATCAGAAACAGGTACAAAGAACTTACAGAACAATTAGAAATGGGTGTTACTTTATAA
- a CDS encoding Gar1/Naf1 family protein: protein MKLLGKSLHIANSGKLIARTTKTSSPGAIVFDSNKKKIGKVGYVFGPTARPYVSIRLFRQANRDEIAKNCGEKLFVSKPKSKKTRKRRMKSRQNKPHNRK, encoded by the coding sequence ATGAAATTATTAGGAAAAAGTTTGCATATAGCAAATTCAGGAAAATTAATAGCTCGAACAACCAAGACATCGTCACCGGGAGCTATAGTATTTGATAGTAACAAGAAGAAGATTGGTAAAGTAGGATATGTTTTTGGACCTACTGCCCGTCCCTATGTCTCAATTAGATTATTTAGACAAGCAAATAGGGATGAAATTGCGAAAAACTGTGGTGAAAAATTATTTGTATCAAAACCAAAATCCAAAAAGACTAGAAAAAGGAGGATGAAATCACGCCAAAACAAACCCCACAACCGAAAGTAG
- a CDS encoding Ig-like domain repeat protein translates to MLNKKFIILTVLISLLAISAVSASDNTTNDTLAMDSTNNAIATTPNTFTDLNKLINDNSDSTIELSDDYTYNSNTDYDFKTGITISRDVTINGNGHTLDGDKHARIFKITEGCKVIFNNINFIHGCSQEDESMGGAIYGNYEANYCNFTTNSAKQAGGAIYGGTANHCTFTNNYALNCEDGFGGAIYNGTANYCNFVKNSADYGGAIYKVTANHCTFTQNYARSLGGAIAEGTANNCKFINNSAEYGGATYSTDVTSSSFISNYAKSNGGAMYIGTAKSCTFNENSAKKNGGAMIEGIAKSCTFTGNYAVNYGGAMYKSTSYSCTFKDNTAKSGQNTKDCTINGKKVTTLTISPSTAIRYGSNFVITLKDSSKKAISGVKVTFYANGKQIATKITDKNGQIKISSSYFGIKTYTIKTKFAGDDNYKDSSKTIKITVKKGIPKITSAAKTFKKSTKTKKYSITLKNQAGKVMKYKKVTLKVNGRYYYAKTNAYGVATFKITKLFYKCKFTATIRYSGSSYYNAATKKAIITVK, encoded by the coding sequence TTGCTAAACAAGAAATTCATAATATTAACAGTATTGATAAGTTTGCTTGCAATATCTGCAGTAAGTGCATCAGATAACACAACAAATGACACACTTGCAATGGATTCGACAAATAATGCAATTGCCACCACTCCGAACACATTTACTGATTTAAATAAATTAATTAATGATAATTCTGATTCAACCATTGAATTGAGTGATGATTATACATACAACAGTAATACTGATTATGACTTTAAAACTGGAATTACCATAAGCCGTGACGTAACTATTAATGGTAACGGACACACACTTGATGGGGACAAACATGCTCGTATTTTCAAGATAACTGAAGGTTGTAAAGTTATATTCAACAATATAAACTTTATCCATGGTTGTTCCCAAGAAGATGAATCAATGGGTGGAGCAATTTATGGAAATTATGAAGCAAACTACTGCAATTTTACAACCAATTCTGCAAAACAAGCAGGAGGAGCAATATATGGAGGTACTGCTAACCACTGTACATTTACCAACAACTATGCTCTAAACTGTGAAGATGGTTTTGGTGGAGCAATCTATAACGGTACTGCCAACTATTGTAATTTTGTTAAAAATTCCGCAGATTATGGTGGAGCAATCTATAAAGTTACCGCTAACCACTGTACATTTACCCAAAACTATGCTAGATCATTAGGTGGAGCAATCGCTGAAGGAACCGCTAATAATTGTAAGTTTATTAATAACTCAGCAGAATATGGTGGAGCAACCTATTCAACAGATGTTACAAGCAGCAGTTTCATCAGTAATTATGCAAAATCCAACGGAGGTGCAATGTATATTGGAACCGCAAAATCCTGTACATTTAATGAAAACTCCGCAAAGAAAAATGGTGGAGCAATGATTGAAGGAATTGCAAAATCATGCACTTTTACCGGAAATTACGCAGTTAATTACGGTGGAGCAATGTATAAAAGTACCAGTTACTCATGTACATTTAAGGACAACACTGCAAAATCCGGACAAAACACAAAGGATTGCACAATTAATGGTAAAAAAGTAACAACACTTACAATATCCCCATCAACTGCTATCCGTTATGGTAGTAATTTTGTAATAACTTTAAAAGACAGTTCCAAAAAAGCGATCAGCGGAGTTAAAGTAACATTTTATGCAAACGGTAAACAAATAGCTACCAAAATTACCGATAAAAACGGTCAGATAAAAATATCTTCATCATACTTTGGTATTAAAACATATACTATAAAAACAAAATTTGCAGGAGATGACAACTACAAAGATTCCTCAAAAACAATCAAAATTACTGTCAAAAAAGGAATTCCAAAAATAACCTCCGCTGCAAAAACATTTAAAAAATCAACAAAAACAAAAAAATACAGCATTACATTAAAAAACCAAGCAGGAAAAGTAATGAAATACAAAAAAGTTACCTTAAAAGTTAATGGTAGATACTACTATGCAAAGACCAATGCTTATGGTGTTGCAACATTTAAGATCACCAAATTATTCTATAAATGTAAATTCACTGCAACAATCAGATATAGTGGAAGTAGCTATTACAATGCTGCAACTAAAAAAGCTATAATTACTGTTAAGTAG
- a CDS encoding winged helix-turn-helix domain-containing protein encodes MDDETLKKYAYVNISTYRVKTMKALKDDVKTPTKIAEEAGILPNHISKVLRELKENGMVECINEEARKRRLYRLTAVGEEVVEKLD; translated from the coding sequence ATGGATGATGAAACACTAAAAAAATATGCTTATGTAAACATTAGTACATACCGTGTTAAAACAATGAAAGCATTAAAAGATGATGTTAAAACACCAACTAAAATTGCAGAAGAAGCAGGAATATTACCAAACCATATTTCAAAAGTCCTTCGTGAGTTAAAAGAAAATGGAATGGTAGAATGCATCAATGAAGAAGCAAGAAAAAGACGTCTTTATAGATTGACTGCTGTTGGAGAAGAAGTAGTTGAAAAGCTAGACTAA
- a CDS encoding RraA family protein → MSISPKDLLNKNKNLNKRVEISEICLENVTIDDLKFDGNNYNEYINLYSLLESVSSCQVSDAFNGISRRSGVIQKIKPINNQKVFGRIFTAETDSDDWGTSAMAIDAAEDGDILFFKVNNDDKAIWGELASTCARDNGIKATVIYGSARDLDALLYMDYPVFATNYCPNAGSALGLGSLNEPLDIDGFIVNPGDFFIGDECGIVVIPQELFSQTMVAALGVKIKESMIIDKISQGVTLSEIVGLGKK, encoded by the coding sequence ATGTCAATTAGTCCAAAGGATTTATTAAATAAAAATAAAAATTTGAACAAAAGAGTAGAAATTAGTGAAATTTGTTTAGAAAATGTTACAATTGATGATTTAAAATTTGATGGAAATAACTATAATGAGTATATAAATTTATATTCTCTTTTGGAAAGTGTGTCTTCATGTCAAGTTTCAGATGCATTTAATGGAATTTCCAGACGTTCAGGTGTCATTCAAAAAATAAAACCAATCAATAATCAGAAAGTATTTGGTAGAATTTTCACTGCTGAAACTGATAGTGATGATTGGGGAACTTCTGCAATGGCAATTGATGCTGCAGAAGATGGAGATATTTTATTTTTTAAAGTGAACAATGATGATAAGGCAATTTGGGGTGAACTTGCGTCAACTTGTGCTCGTGACAATGGAATAAAAGCAACTGTAATTTATGGATCAGCACGTGATCTTGATGCTTTATTGTATATGGATTATCCTGTATTTGCAACAAACTATTGTCCTAATGCCGGGTCTGCTTTGGGTTTAGGAAGTTTAAATGAACCATTGGATATTGATGGATTTATAGTAAATCCTGGTGATTTCTTCATTGGAGATGAATGTGGTATTGTTGTTATTCCACAAGAATTATTTTCACAAACTATGGTTGCTGCTTTAGGTGTTAAAATTAAGGAATCAATGATTATAGATAAAATTTCACAGGGAGTTACCTTGTCTGAAATTGTTGGTCTTGGAAAAAAATAG